The genomic DNA CTTCAATGGTGCCGTTGTTGATAAAGATATCCTTTGTTGTACCTTTCAGCAGCACCCCTTTAATAAGTATCTTCATGTAAAATCCTTTTGAATAAGTGTTTTGATAATAAGTTCAATGTTGTCCAGGTTTTCCCTGACGTTGTCTCTGATCTTTTCCAGCGTGAGCGGTATTTTTATGATCCCGTTGCAGTAGTTGTCAATGGAGCAGATGCTTGCGTACGGTATACCATATTCCATTGCGAGTGTTGCCTCAGATGCCATGGTCATCCCGACAATGTCCCCAAACCTCTTTAACATATTGATCTCTGCCCTTGTCTCAAACCTGGGGCCGATAGTCTGGATATAGATGCCGCCGCTTTTGACCCTGATGCTTAGTCCTTTACACAGGTTGTAGAGAAGCCTGGCTATTGTTTTATCCATCTCCGGGATGAAAAATCCCATCTCTTTATCGAAAAAGGTTGGTATATTCCAGACAGACATGAAGTCGTCAGGTATCACGAAGATACCCGGTTTGATCGATGTTTTCAGACTTCCAACGGAGTTGATGGAGATGATTTTTTGAACGCCAAGTTTTTTTAAAGCCCATATGTTGCCGCGGTGATTGATTGTGTGAGGCGGAACAGGAGGGCTGCCATGGCGCTGGAGAAATATTGTATTGTTGCTGGCTTTAACCTGGATATTCCCGTAGGGAGTTTTGATATTCCTGTTCTTCCACGAACGGAATATGGATGAACTCAGGAGTGAGGTGCCACCGATGACAGCATTCATTTGTTTAATACTTAATACGGGGAAATTGCGTCATGAGTCAACAAAATAATGAACCAAATAAAAACCGGTGAAAGGTGAAAGGCCCTCGTAATTCGTGAATCGTAATTCGTGAATGGGTGAACCCAGTGAAAGGTAAATGAGTCATTGCGAGCGGAGCGCGGCAATCTCATTAATAATTCATACCCTATGAGGTCGCTACGTCGCTTCGCTCCTCGCACCTTGTGCTTTTCCACTTACGTCTCACGAATTACAATTGTTCTCGCCTTACGCCTACGGGTTTAAGGTGTTACTGTGACAGTGACGTGATCACTGTAGGAACCTACGGATACATTCTGTCCTGCGGGGATCCTTCCATACATGGTGAGGGCTGTAGCCCATGGCTGTGGTTTTCCGGAAGGCCGGTTTGCCCGGACCGTGTTTGTTCCGCCTGTACCGTCACCCCAAATGGCTGCGCGAGCGGATGTAGTATAGATGTTGTAGCTCAGCACATCCGTGCCGGTTGTGAGCTTCATCTGCCGTGGATTGAAACTGTTCGACGTCGTGCTTTTGCCGATAGTGACCGTGGCCCTGTTCACATCTGAGGTGCAGCTTACGTTCACCCTGCCTGAATCACTATCGACGGGCGCTGTCCCGAACACGTCATAGGTGCTGAAAGAAACATTTGTCACTGACATGGTACAGACAGCGCGGGCAATCCCTGTAATCAGGAAAAGAATACATAGAATAACTATCAAGCTCAGCAGTTTCATGTATCTCTCATTATATCAGATATGGGCGATTCATGCTTCATAATTTTATTGCAGACAGCTTTCTGCATACAGCTTAGTCTGTTTCGTCTTGTTCGTCTTAACGTTGAACAGATTTTTTCCTCCCCTTACGCCTTCCGCCTTACGGTTGTCTCGCCGAACGCCCAACGCCGAACGTTCTTTTTAGAATCTCGATATACGATATACGAACTACGATATACGGGTTGTCAGTTATGGGCTGCCTTTCGCCTCGCATGTCACCACCCCGAGATCAACGATCACATCATCGCTCCTGGGTATCACAAGGTCGAAAGAGCATTTTTTATCCTTGTGGTCGAACGAGGCCCTGTATTCCCCCGGTTTTATATTCTCGAGGTAGAACTCCCCGCCCTTGCCTGTAGGGAATATGACTTCTTTTCCATCTACATTTGCGGTCACTTCGAAAAATTCCGCGGGCCTGGCTATACCGTTCTCCTTTATATGCAGCATACCCGTAATGGCGTAAAATTTTGCAATATCGAACCTGATATAGGAGCCGCTCCGCAGAGGAGGTGAGACATACTTCATCACCTCTCCGATCGTGTAATCCATGGGTATATCCTTCTCGTTGATCGATACCTGGTTATCCAGATAAGAATTGAGGCTCGGCACGAAGACCTTTCCTGATGCATCTGTTTTTCCTACCTGTTCGTTATTTACATAAACGCCTACTCCCTTCAGGCCACCGGTCTGTACCACCCCAAAGCTATCGTTTATAGGCCTGCTCAGCCCCAGGGTATTGCCGGCATATGC from Syntrophorhabdaceae bacterium includes the following:
- a CDS encoding MTAP family purine nucleoside phosphorylase, which gives rise to MNAVIGGTSLLSSSIFRSWKNRNIKTPYGNIQVKASNNTIFLQRHGSPPVPPHTINHRGNIWALKKLGVQKIISINSVGSLKTSIKPGIFVIPDDFMSVWNIPTFFDKEMGFFIPEMDKTIARLLYNLCKGLSIRVKSGGIYIQTIGPRFETRAEINMLKRFGDIVGMTMASEATLAMEYGIPYASICSIDNYCNGIIKIPLTLEKIRDNVRENLDNIELIIKTLIQKDFT
- a CDS encoding spore coat U domain-containing protein, translating into MKLLSLIVILCILFLITGIARAVCTMSVTNVSFSTYDVFGTAPVDSDSGRVNVSCTSDVNRATVTIGKSTTSNSFNPRQMKLTTGTDVLSYNIYTTSARAAIWGDGTGGTNTVRANRPSGKPQPWATALTMYGRIPAGQNVSVGSYSDHVTVTVTP